The nucleotide window TCCTATAGCAAGTTAGAGAGAGGAAATTAAAAGGGTTGAAGCTTTTTTTTTCCATTGTATCTATGGAACTTGACTGAATGATGGGGGGATTTAATTTCCCTTGAAAATTTTGTCTCTTTAGCCAACAAAGGAGAAGAAAAGCATAACAAATGTTTAGTGCAAAAAAGCAAGCTGTAGCCTCCTTTGAAATAACATTCCCTGTACATTACAAGACAAGACAACACTTAGCCAAGAAAGGCTGCCATAGCCATCCATATTAATTATTCCAGGCAAGGAATTATAAGATCCCTCCCGATTAATGATCAGTAGAGTTTTGTGCTTGCTGATCGCGTGTACTTCTTGGAAGATGATGAAGAAGACAAGTCTCCTGAACGTCTTCTCAGCATCTGCCTCATCCCATTAGCAACTCCAACAGCTGGATTTGAATTGACTTTACCACAAAATGACATGTGAGCTCTAACTGCTTCATCCATTCCAAATGGCtttttgcctctactaacttcATCTCTAACCGCTTCTGAGCACAACCCACATAACCATTTGCCATCGAATTTCGCCTTCACCTCACTGATATAGTCTTGGGTGCAATCCTCTTTCAATCCACAACACTCGCACTTGACAGATTCAATCTCCATGATGATCTCTCTTTCTTTTGTTTTTTCCCTTTCCCTTTCTCTTTGATCTTTGATGGGTTAAATTTGGAAGTGTGGATGGAACTCGTTTCAGGTGATGAGAACTAGTGTAAAAATTATAGGCGCTTTAGTAGTTGGATATGATTGTAATGATAGTATATAAAGTGGCTTTTCTTCTTTGCTTTAGATTGcccactttgtgatcgatgggtTTCTTTGGTGCAAGAAATAAGTGTATGCTTCTTGTTGTGAGGGAGGTTTTATGCTGGGattgattgagagagagagagagagagagagagagaggtagaGGTATAGGAGTGGGGAAAGCTGCCATAATTTCCTCCATGTTATAAGGGGCATGAATCAGTGGAAAATGAGACAAGATTGGTCGGAGAGGGGCCTCAGGGGTTGGCCCTTTCTAGCATTttggtgattttttttttcttcctttttttaatcAGCTTGGTCATCTTGGGGTTATTTCCTACTTTTTAGTCTTTAGGgtagtttttcttttctttattgacGGTTACTTTCGGTTAAATAGAGCTTGCTTTGGCTTCACTACTTGACTTGGCTATGACTGGCTTGAAAGTTTGGAATTTTAGCTAAAGCTTAGCTTCTTGCTCTTGGCTCAAATCCAAATTAACCTCTTTCTTGGTTTCACTGATAGATATTAAACTCAAACTAAATTGATCGGTTGAATTGATGAATGAACTTTTAAATTGGTCCAAATTTATAATTGTGACTCAGTGTAACTCGATCAATTCGACAATTGAATTGGTAAATCGATATGGCTCGGTTGATCTGAtcggtttaattaattaataaaattaatatttttttaagtatTAACAAGGAAAATTGAATTCAAAATCTCATAAAAAGTtgttaaaatcaaaatcaattcaGCTACCTAGATAGTTATGTGTTtggaattttaatatataataatataataaaattgataatgttatttatttatttattaatatatacttaatatttcataaatattaaaaaaataattatattatattactttaatacttttatataaaatttaaaagtactatcaaaatttatgtaaatatatataacttaataataaatgttaaagttgaattttaaataattaaaatttaattaattaattatatttatttatttatttatatcaataaatgttatatttaattaatatatatatatatatatatatatatatatatatttaattaatgacccactaattaaattattaatctaTCAACTCAGTCCCTACTCCAGATCAACCTCTGAGTTGAGGTTAATAACATTGCTTTCTAAACAActtcttttaaatatttaaaatgatatttttctAAAAAGTTATCTCTCAATCTCAATTTCAAATGTAGCAATATATAATATTCTACAAGGGTAACATCAATACCAGAGGTGGTTCAACTCCCACTTATTGAATGAACGGATGTGAATCCATATTGACTTCATAAGCAAAACTTTAACCCTGGTTGATTAATTAGTTCTTGAAGCAATATAAAAGtagaataattattatttatatatattattagtaGTTCAATACTCGAAtatctgaatttttttttctcacaaTTATAGATGAATTCCTTTTGTTTATAATAtattcataattaaattaaatccaatTTTATATCATTGCatgaaaatacaaaataatttgcTGGTCATTGACAGTTTGAATGTGACAACATGAAGAAGGATGGGCCAAGGATGGAGTTTGAAGTCCTCCTTTTCTTCCAATAATGCTAACAACTTTTTGGCATGATTATAGCAATTAGCTCAAACAATTTTTTCCAATGTGGAAGGTGTGCTCGTGTGATTTAGTGAAGACTTCATATGGTGATCAAGGGCCAAACTAGGTGCTGGCTTGGGGCCTTCGTctcctaaaattttt belongs to Hevea brasiliensis isolate MT/VB/25A 57/8 chromosome 4, ASM3005281v1, whole genome shotgun sequence and includes:
- the LOC110667139 gene encoding uncharacterized protein LOC110667139, translated to MEIESVKCECCGLKEDCTQDYISEVKAKFDGKWLCGLCSEAVRDEVSRGKKPFGMDEAVRAHMSFCGKVNSNPAVGVANGMRQMLRRRSGDLSSSSSSKKYTRSASTKLY